The Syngnathus typhle isolate RoL2023-S1 ecotype Sweden unplaced genomic scaffold, RoL_Styp_1.0 HiC_scaffold_74, whole genome shotgun sequence DNA window gtgtgtcatgattttctttctgtttaagttgcttttgttgcactttggttttcaaatccggaacaaccaaatccagggcggaccttagtctgcgtgacatcatgagttcggcaggtgataagcctgttgttgcgtgaggtgtgatccggtagctaaacaagaatcttgataaccttgtttgtattgtcccttctttcatcttcttcatcccctctttaaaagtttgaactgctctctctgcgagtccatttgaggatgggtgaaaaggagcggatctcacatgactgattccattttgcttcatgaacgcttcaaactcagcacttgtgaagcaagttccattgtcggacaccagcatttttggtattccaaaattactaaagctctgtctgagtttctcgatggtgactaaggatgtgcatgtttttgtagggtaaaaatccaaccactttgaatgtgcatccacaattacgagaaacatttctcctagaaaaggtcctgcatagtccacatgaatccttgaccatggtgattcaggccattcccacgggtgtagaggagcagaagcaggtGCTTTTTGATGTGCCTGACATTCGTGACATGCTTGAACCGTTCTCTCGACATCTTGATCCATTCCAGGCCACCACATGTATGATcttgccaaacctttcattttagtcattcctgtgtgagtttgatgtaacatttttaacatcctacctcttcctttggcagggatgaccactcgagctccccagagaacgcagccatctctaacaccgagctccaattttctctggtggaaagctttcagatttggatcggtttctgtgggccaccctttcaggatgtattcatgaacttgtgataaaacagtgtcttttgccgtccagctctttatctgctttgcatctatcaatgtctcatccaacatgtccatcatgagtacttgctcagtactctcctctttccttaacttgacaggaactggcatcctgctcacggcatctgcatttgcatgatgtttgcctggtttgtagacaatgttgtattggtatgcactcaacttcacagcccaccgctgcactctaggtgatcccatttgaggaattggcttcttctcattgaacagataaatcaatggcttgtgatccgtgtaaatggtaaagtttcgaccatatatatatttatgaaacttttcaatcccaaacatgaccgcaagtccttctttatccaactgtgagtatcttgtctcagcaggttgtaaggtacgggacacaaatccaattggtctctcacttccattttccatgatatgtgataatactgcccccactccgtaaggggaagcatcacacgccaaaaccaactcacggtcagctgagtagtgtacaagaacatctgaagtgttaagcaagtcctttgccttttggaatgcctcttcttgttctttgtcccatttccaacgaacatcatgtctcaacaactcatgtaaaggtgccaacagggttgccaggtttggaagaaacttgttgtagtagtttaacaatcccaagaatgatttcagctctgaaacatttgctggggcaggagcatctttgattgctttgaccttttgggcaatggggtgtaatccttgtgcatcgactttgtagcccaagtactccacttcatcttgaaggaacgtacacttgtttctcctaaggcgtagtcccgcttctttcaatctgtttagcacagagtctaggttttttaggtgatcagattggtccatgccacttaccaatatatcatctagatacacagctactagaggaatcccacataaaagactctccatcgttctctgaaatatggccggggcagaggccacaccgaatggaagcctgttgtaggtgaacaatcccctgtgcgtgttcacggtgaggtatttcttggagtcctcatccataagtatctgttgataagcatgactcatgtctaacttagagaactgcttaccctttgcaagtgcattgaacaaatcctccactctgggtatcggatactgctcaagggatgacacggtgtttacagttagtttataatctccacataatctgactgtgcccactggtttcaggataggtaccactggtgctgcccattctgagtacttaactggtgtgataatgtcttcttttaacagtctgtcaatttcctcatccacttttgctctcatggcataaggaatagaccttggacggaagaagcgcggaacagcatttcccttcacatgaatagtggctttggtgccctttaaagtgcccagctcctccttgaaaacttcatcatgtttgcacagtacttcttgtaaggtcacttttgtttccactgttttctggtctgtgtgtatctgatgtacttgtctttctttgtgtctggcttttatttctttccaattcagctgaatgtcctctagccagcatctgcctagtaatgagggaccatctcctttcacaaccactaggggcagtttagctctttgctttttgtacttgacttggacttgagctgctcccacaacttcaactcgatccccAGTGTATGTCTCCAACTTGAGTCGTACTGGTTTAATACAAGGAGTCTTGTTGGTTCTCCATGTTGTCAGGAATGTCTTCTCACTCATTACTGTGAGACTGCAACCTGTGTCAATTTCAAACTGAACTCTCTTCCCATTTAGTTTCATGCTCTCTGTATACGGATCAACTTTTCTCAGGTATATGTCACTCATGCGTCCCAGcttaaactttatattttgtaaaggaaaggagtcttcttctgaactatctgtatcactgtcctctggtcgctcttgaacgttatgtgaccgataacttgaacgagactgctcctttttagctgtaggatttactacatatctcttttgtttgcttttatttctgcaggctctggcaatatgacccacttttccacatgcatgacatttttcttatttaaacttacattctgcagcgttgtgttgtcctttgcaacgatagcactcttgaacatttccgcacttgaacgcacctcgctgctgcgggcctttgtttactttgaagcacttcgcagtggcgcacggattctgcaggtcttgcgcatttttagttgctgtttctgccgcaacggcaatggacaaagccttctcacacgttagatctgcttctgccaggagtcttctttgaatccgatcatcatttattccacaaacgatCCTGTCTCTCAACTTTTGCTCCAAGGTGTTGCCATAATTACAGTCCTGGGCCAGCCTCCGCAGCTCCGCTACGTACTCCATCACCGACTCATTTGGTTTACGACTGCAAGAATCAAACTTGTACCTCTGGACgatttcacttggctttgggtcgaagtggttttttagtagtgccaccagctcgccgtaagtcttctcttttggtttagttggactaaggagattccgcattaaactgtaggtagatgcgccgacaacgctgaggagaatagctctctgcttatccccatcatcaatctcattggcctcaaaaaactgatccattatttcacagtattcttcccagctttgatttttcgcatcaaacgccgccagagtgccaatGGTCGCCATCTTCTACAAACTTTCACGGTACTTGGTACTCCTCCCTTCTTAAGTCCTTGTCGTCCGAACAACTCGTCCTTTCTTCACAACTTTGTttatcctcgtcgccaaaaatatgttgtatcgtggccgtaatgacgcgcacactctccaagtttaaaggacgtttaataagaacggcacacacagtacaagcacatgtttctgtcttgtacaacttcttctgtctaacatcaatcctcagtagtcaactctaaggcgaatgcgccctctactgggtaaaagtagaagtatcacattggtagaaaataagcactgaaataatacttataccaaccaacattaccaaatcaatacaccacagttgg harbors:
- the LOC133148331 gene encoding uncharacterized protein LOC133148331, which gives rise to MATIGTLAAFDAKNQSWEEYCEIMDQFFEANEIDDGDKQRAILLSVVGASTYSLMRNLLSPTKPKEKTYGELVALLKNHFDPKPSEIVQRYKFDSCSRKPNESVMEYVAELRRLAQDCNYGNTLEQKLRDRIVCGINDDRIQRRLLAEADLTCEKALSIAVAAETATKNAQDLQNPCATAKCFKVNKGPQQRGAFKCGNVQECYRCKGQHNAAECKFK
- the LOC133148330 gene encoding uncharacterized protein K02A2.6-like encodes the protein MSDIYLRKVDPYTESMKLNGKRVQFEIDTGCSLTVMSEKTFLTTWRTNKTPCIKPVRLKLETYTGDRVEVVGAAQVQVKYKKQRAKLPLVVVKGDGPSLLGRCWLEDIQLNWKEIKARHKERQVHQIHTDQKTVETKVTLQEVLCKHDEVFKEELGTLKGTKATIHVKGNAVPRFFRPRSIPYAMRAKVDEEIDRLLKEDIITPVKYSEWAAPVVPILKPVGTVRLCGDYKLTVNTVSSLEQYPIPRVEDLFNALAKGKQFSKLDMSHAYQQILMDEDSKKYLTVNTHRGLFTYNRLPFGVASAPAIFQRTMESLLCGIPLVAVYLDDILVSGMDQSDHLKNLDSVLNRLKEAGLRLRRNKCTFLQDEVEYLGYKVDAQGLHPIAQKVKAIKDAPAPANVSELKSFLGLLNYYNKFLPNLATLLAPLHELLRHDVRWKWDKEQEEAFQKAKDLLNTSDVLVHYSADRELVLACDASPYGVGAVLSHIMENGSERPIGFVSRTLQPAETRYSQLDKEGLAVMFGIEKFHKYIYGRNFTIYTDHKPLIYLFNEKKPIPQMGSPRVQRWAVKLSAYQYNIVYKPGKHHANADAVSRMPVPVKLRKEESTEQVLMMDMLDETLIDAKQIKSWTAKDTVLSQVHEYILKGWPTETDPNLKAFHQRKLELGVRDGCVLWGARVVIPAKGRGRMLKMLHQTHTGMTKMKGLARSYMWWPGMDQDVERTVQACHECQAHQKAPASAPLHPWEWPESPWSRIHVDYAGPFLGEMFLVIVDAHSKWLDFYPTKTCTSLVTIEKLRQSFSNFGIPKMLVSDNGTCFTSAEFEAFMKQNGISHVRSAPFHPSSNGLAERAVQTFKEGMKKMKEGTIQTRLSRFLFSYRITPHATTGLSPAELMMSRRLRSALDLVVPDLKTKVQQKQLKQKENHDTRSKQRGFTSGEDVLIRNYSYGPKWIPGVIQNTSGPLSYTVSVGTGQVVKRHVDQVRARFSNLETTVEEEKNLVFFPETIAKIPLPEINKPQMLELSSNSEKVSELPPATNTQDEKVVPPQTELRRSSRERHTPVHLKDFVP